A single region of the Pelecanus crispus isolate bPelCri1 chromosome 10, bPelCri1.pri, whole genome shotgun sequence genome encodes:
- the LZTS2 gene encoding leucine zipper putative tumor suppressor 2 isoform X2, which yields MAIVQTLPVPLEAAAEGAAQLRAAARSPPAAMGSVSSLLPGRPRHDRAGQPCDRGPPAASFRKQEGLLRATPGDPQSPEEPCAAVPSVTHAYSNGGFCGDWLDAPSPASPCSDSDEPRDDRALSGHLRGPPPKLVPVSGKLEENVEKTLIRPMAFKPVVPKLRSAQPGTRPGLSESQVSLTHLLGAEKPGSLSCRASTLSDSGRNSLSSLPTYSTGCSQHPEAGALPATPHGPPDPPGGCRPSNSDSGRSSSSKSTGSLSGRGRPSSESGSCGRSPLPGEEAMLVRELEDKLREREAELRLLRDSLDENEVAICQVYEEKQRRCEQELEGLRQRCAAQARQAAQAAQRGQQVLQLQVLQLQQEKQQLQEDLAQLLQERELLERRCASFQRERTEMAPRLEETKWEVCQKSGEISLLKQQLKEAQAELAQRGAELLGLRAQLREARAQLQAGERRAQGLQEAARLKALELEVCANELQRRKSEADLFRAKAGRLEQEVAGLREATRGRCPPPGEGCPPPGEEPRGSAGLRRQLERLRAEVALERRRGQEQRDAFEQERGTWQGEKERVIRYQKQLQYSYIQMYRRNRRLEQRLQHLRLQGEDPPTEPCDPPDPDPPFEEITATEI from the exons ATGGCCATCGTGCAGACGCTGCCGGTGCCCCTCGAGGCCGCCGCTGAGGGGGCCGCACAGCTCCGTGCCGCCGCCcgctcgccccccgccgccatGGGCAGCGTCAGCAGCCTCctgcccggccggccccgccaTGACCGTGCCGGCCAGCCCTGCGACAggggcccccccgccgcctccttcCGCAAGCAGGAGGGGCTGCTCCGGGCcacccccggggacccccagtCCCCCGAGGAGCCCTGTGCGGCCGTGCCCAGTGTCACCCACGCCTATTCCAACGGGGGCTTCTGCGGTGACTGGCTCGACgccccctctcctgccagcccctgcagcgactCAGACGAGCCCCGCGATGACCGAGCCCTGAGCGGCCACCTCCGGGGGCCGCCCCCCAAGCTCGTCCCCGTCTCCGGCAAGCTGGAGGAG AACGTGGAGAAGACCCTGATCCGCCCCATGGCCTTCAAGCCAGTGGTGCCCAAGCTCCGGAGCGCCCAGCCGGGCACGCGCCCGGGGCTCTCGGAGAGCCAGGTGAGCCTCACCCACTTGCTGGGTGCCGAGAAGCCCGGCTCCCTGAGCTGCCGCGCCAGCACCCTCTCGGACTCGGGGCGCAActccctctccagcctgcccaCCTACAGCAcgggctgcagccagcaccccGAGGCGGGCGCCCTGCCAGCcaccccccatggcccccccgaccccccggggggctgccgcccCTCCAACTCGGACAGCGGGCGCTCGTCCTCCAGCAAGAGCACGGGCTCGCTgagcggccggggccggccctCCTCGGAGAGCGGCTCCTGCGGGCGCTCACCCCTGCCCGGCGAGGAGGCCATGTTGGTGCGGGAGCTGGAGGACAAGCTACGGGAGAGGGAGGCCGAGCTGCGGCTCCTGCGTGACAGCCTGGACGAGAACGAGGTGGCCATCTGCCAG gtGTACGAGGAGAAGCAGCGGCGCTgcgagcaggagctggaggggcTGCGGCAGCGCTGCGCAGCCCAGGCGCGGCAGGCGGCCCAGGCGGCGCAGCGAGGGCAGCAGGTCCTGCAGCTccaggtgctgcagctgcagcaggagaagcagcagctgcaggaggacttggcccagctgctgcaggagcgggagctgctggagcgtCGCTGCGCCTCCTTCCAGCGCGAGCGCACCGAGATGGCACCCCGGCTGGAGGAGACCAAGTGGGAG GTGTGCCAGAAGTCGGGGGAGATCTCgctgctgaagcagcagctgaaggaggCGCAGGCGGAGCTGGCGCAGCGGGGCGccgagctgctggggctgcgggctcagctGCGGGAGGCACgggcccagctgcaggcaggcgaGCGGCGggcgcaggggctgcaggaggccgCCCGCCTGAAGGCGCTGGAGCTGGAGGTCTGCGCCAACGAACTGCAGCGCCGCAAGAGCGAGGCCGACCTCTTCCGCGCCAAAGCCGGCCGGCTCGAGCAGGAGGTGGCGGGGCTGCGGGAAGCCACCCGCGGGCGATGCCCCCCACCCGGCGAGGGGTGCCCCCCACCCGGCGAGGAgccgcggggcagcgcggggctgcggcggcagCTGGAGCGGCTGCGAGCAGAGGTGGCCTTGGAGCGGCGGCGCGGGCAGGAGCAGCGGGACGCCTTCGAGCAGGAACGTGGCACGTGGCAGGGCGAGAAGGAGCGGGTCATCCGCTaccagaagcagctgcagtACAGCTACATCCAGATGTACCGCCGCAACCGGCGGCTCGAGCAGCGGCTCCAGCATCTCCGGCTCCAGGGCGAGGACCCCCCGACCGAGCCCTGTGACCCCCCTGACCCTGACCCACCCTTCGAGGAGATCACTGCCACTGAGATCTGA
- the SFXN3 gene encoding LOW QUALITY PROTEIN: sideroflexin-3 (The sequence of the model RefSeq protein was modified relative to this genomic sequence to represent the inferred CDS: deleted 1 base in 1 codon), with protein sequence MPGCTPAHAHACEPSRAACAHDAHAAPLCAPSAAHACTRPRPRAGTAPPARTHPARQQAPAAAGALPCTRSHAAAVPRVNTNAARKMPPSLPATINIREPRWDQSTFQGRAKHFFMVTDPRNLLLSGATLEEARRVVEDYRAGTVPPGLTEDQLWRAKYIYDSAFHPDTGEKMLLVGRMSAQVPMNMTITGCMLTFYRTTPAVLFWQWVNQSFNAIVNYTNRSGDAPITPSQLGTAYVSATTGAVVTALGLKSLTKHLPAIIGRYVPFAAVAAANCINIPLMRQRELKLGIPVTDENGNRLGESTAAAQKAIFQVVVSRIGMAAPAMAIPPVIMNALEKRAFLKRYPYLNAPLQVGLVGLCLVFATPLCCALFPQKSSMPVSRLEPEVQARIREKDPRLETVYFNKGL encoded by the exons ATGCCTGGTTGTACCCCTGCGCACGCACACGCGTGCGAGCCCAGCCGTGCCGCCTGTGCTCAC GACGCCCACGCAGCGCCGCTCTGCGCGCCCAGCGCTGCACACGCGTGTACGCGGCCCCGCCCGCGCGCAGGCACGGCCCCGCCCGCACGCACCCACCCCGCGCGCCAGCAGGCGCCCGCCGCTGCGGGGGCGCTGCCCTGCACGCGCTCGCACGCGGCTGCCGTGCCACGCGTGAACACCAACGCGGCACGC aaGATGCCACCGTCCCTCCCTGCCACCATCAACATCCGGGAGCCCCGCTGGGACCAGAGCACCTTCCAGGGCCGGGCCAAGCACTTCTTCATGGTGACCGACCCCCGAAACCTGCTGCTCTCGGGGGCCACGCTGGAGGAGGCCCGCCGGGTGGTGGAGGACTACAG GGCGGGCACGGTACCCCCGGGGCTGACGGAGGACCAGCTTTGGCGGGCGAAGTACATCTACGACTCGGCTTTCCACCCCGACACGGGCGAGAAGATGCTCCTCGTGGGGCGCATGTCTGCCCAGGTCCCCATGAACATGACCATCACCGGCTGCATGTTGACCTTCTACAG GACCACGCCGGCCGTGCTGTTCTGGCAGTGGGTCAACCAGTCCTTCAACGCCATCGTCAACTACACCAACCGCAGCGGGGACGCACCCATCACCCCCAG CCAGCTGGGGACAGCCTATGTGAGCGCAACCACAGGGGCGGTTGTCACAGCGCTGGGGCTCAAATCTCTCACCAAG cacctgccAGCCATCATCGGCCGGTACGTGCCTTTTGCGGCCGTGGCTGCTGCCAACTGCATCAACATCCCGCTGATGAGGCAGAG AGAGCTCAAGCTGGGGATCCCCGTCACGGATGAGAATGGAAACCGCCTGGGCGAGTCCACGGccgcagcccagaaggccatTTTCCAGGTGGTGGTGTCCCGCATTGGCATGGCAGCCCCGGCCATGG ccatCCCCCCTGTGATCATGAACGCGCTGGAGAAGAGAGCTTTCCTGAAG CGGTACCCGTACCTGAATGCTCCGCTGCAGGTCGGCCTGGTGGGACTCTG CTTGGTGTTCGCGACCCCACTGTGCTGCGCACTCTTCCCGCAGAAGAG CTCGATGCCCGTGAGCCGCCTGGAGCCTGAAGTCCAAGCTCGGATCCGGGAGAAAGACCCGCGGCTGGAGACCGTCTACTTCAACAAAGGGCTCTGA
- the LZTS2 gene encoding leucine zipper putative tumor suppressor 2 isoform X1 yields the protein MAEAGPGEAEGPVELCSWCGGPSGPDGWAAAGEAARALLPAGGHPAMAIVQTLPVPLEAAAEGAAQLRAAARSPPAAMGSVSSLLPGRPRHDRAGQPCDRGPPAASFRKQEGLLRATPGDPQSPEEPCAAVPSVTHAYSNGGFCGDWLDAPSPASPCSDSDEPRDDRALSGHLRGPPPKLVPVSGKLEENVEKTLIRPMAFKPVVPKLRSAQPGTRPGLSESQVSLTHLLGAEKPGSLSCRASTLSDSGRNSLSSLPTYSTGCSQHPEAGALPATPHGPPDPPGGCRPSNSDSGRSSSSKSTGSLSGRGRPSSESGSCGRSPLPGEEAMLVRELEDKLREREAELRLLRDSLDENEVAICQVYEEKQRRCEQELEGLRQRCAAQARQAAQAAQRGQQVLQLQVLQLQQEKQQLQEDLAQLLQERELLERRCASFQRERTEMAPRLEETKWEVCQKSGEISLLKQQLKEAQAELAQRGAELLGLRAQLREARAQLQAGERRAQGLQEAARLKALELEVCANELQRRKSEADLFRAKAGRLEQEVAGLREATRGRCPPPGEGCPPPGEEPRGSAGLRRQLERLRAEVALERRRGQEQRDAFEQERGTWQGEKERVIRYQKQLQYSYIQMYRRNRRLEQRLQHLRLQGEDPPTEPCDPPDPDPPFEEITATEI from the exons GGCAGCAGCTGGCGAG GCTGCCCGCGCGCTCCTGCCCGCCGGGGGCCACCCCGCCATGGCCATCGTGCAGACGCTGCCGGTGCCCCTCGAGGCCGCCGCTGAGGGGGCCGCACAGCTCCGTGCCGCCGCCcgctcgccccccgccgccatGGGCAGCGTCAGCAGCCTCctgcccggccggccccgccaTGACCGTGCCGGCCAGCCCTGCGACAggggcccccccgccgcctccttcCGCAAGCAGGAGGGGCTGCTCCGGGCcacccccggggacccccagtCCCCCGAGGAGCCCTGTGCGGCCGTGCCCAGTGTCACCCACGCCTATTCCAACGGGGGCTTCTGCGGTGACTGGCTCGACgccccctctcctgccagcccctgcagcgactCAGACGAGCCCCGCGATGACCGAGCCCTGAGCGGCCACCTCCGGGGGCCGCCCCCCAAGCTCGTCCCCGTCTCCGGCAAGCTGGAGGAG AACGTGGAGAAGACCCTGATCCGCCCCATGGCCTTCAAGCCAGTGGTGCCCAAGCTCCGGAGCGCCCAGCCGGGCACGCGCCCGGGGCTCTCGGAGAGCCAGGTGAGCCTCACCCACTTGCTGGGTGCCGAGAAGCCCGGCTCCCTGAGCTGCCGCGCCAGCACCCTCTCGGACTCGGGGCGCAActccctctccagcctgcccaCCTACAGCAcgggctgcagccagcaccccGAGGCGGGCGCCCTGCCAGCcaccccccatggcccccccgaccccccggggggctgccgcccCTCCAACTCGGACAGCGGGCGCTCGTCCTCCAGCAAGAGCACGGGCTCGCTgagcggccggggccggccctCCTCGGAGAGCGGCTCCTGCGGGCGCTCACCCCTGCCCGGCGAGGAGGCCATGTTGGTGCGGGAGCTGGAGGACAAGCTACGGGAGAGGGAGGCCGAGCTGCGGCTCCTGCGTGACAGCCTGGACGAGAACGAGGTGGCCATCTGCCAG gtGTACGAGGAGAAGCAGCGGCGCTgcgagcaggagctggaggggcTGCGGCAGCGCTGCGCAGCCCAGGCGCGGCAGGCGGCCCAGGCGGCGCAGCGAGGGCAGCAGGTCCTGCAGCTccaggtgctgcagctgcagcaggagaagcagcagctgcaggaggacttggcccagctgctgcaggagcgggagctgctggagcgtCGCTGCGCCTCCTTCCAGCGCGAGCGCACCGAGATGGCACCCCGGCTGGAGGAGACCAAGTGGGAG GTGTGCCAGAAGTCGGGGGAGATCTCgctgctgaagcagcagctgaaggaggCGCAGGCGGAGCTGGCGCAGCGGGGCGccgagctgctggggctgcgggctcagctGCGGGAGGCACgggcccagctgcaggcaggcgaGCGGCGggcgcaggggctgcaggaggccgCCCGCCTGAAGGCGCTGGAGCTGGAGGTCTGCGCCAACGAACTGCAGCGCCGCAAGAGCGAGGCCGACCTCTTCCGCGCCAAAGCCGGCCGGCTCGAGCAGGAGGTGGCGGGGCTGCGGGAAGCCACCCGCGGGCGATGCCCCCCACCCGGCGAGGGGTGCCCCCCACCCGGCGAGGAgccgcggggcagcgcggggctgcggcggcagCTGGAGCGGCTGCGAGCAGAGGTGGCCTTGGAGCGGCGGCGCGGGCAGGAGCAGCGGGACGCCTTCGAGCAGGAACGTGGCACGTGGCAGGGCGAGAAGGAGCGGGTCATCCGCTaccagaagcagctgcagtACAGCTACATCCAGATGTACCGCCGCAACCGGCGGCTCGAGCAGCGGCTCCAGCATCTCCGGCTCCAGGGCGAGGACCCCCCGACCGAGCCCTGTGACCCCCCTGACCCTGACCCACCCTTCGAGGAGATCACTGCCACTGAGATCTGA
- the PDZD7 gene encoding PDZ domain-containing protein 7, whose protein sequence is MAQGWDAALSGMTVGSQSRSSSSQASLAPCCLLSKQSRLLNGAARGSRAASPMGRVILINTPIEANSNESDIINAITVEKSVEGKLGFSVRGGSEHGLGIFVSKVEEGSAAEQAGLCVGDKITEVNSVSLENITMSSAVKVLTGNNRLRMVVRRMGRVPGIKFSKEKTAWVDVVNRRLVVEKSGSTPSESGSEDGLRRIVHLYTTSDDYCLGFNIRGGREFGLGIYVSKVDPGGLAEQNGIRVGDQVLAANGVKFEDISHSKAVEVLKGQTHIMLTIKETGRFPAYKEMVAEYCWLSRLTNGQLQQLSQASETSSSISSYSSGPAPGVVNGLGVPSPGPPTRTVDVAISTEDGPRRGWARERAERAMQTEPAAEGLPETRRTVRPPELLRDTAIRGQGTRDPPGTHPRRTFAHSPKTALLLALSRPRQPITRSQSDLTVAEEKRKKEKPEVQGTQGAPPGLHRSKTLVNLFFKGGRASSQSWAPPSQEPPATDHRARAKSPGRPDGDRVGAVQKFVIRSLKREKSRRASILGPAGIATLQPNGSEPEARLPHIQDSAARLLSPDEVTAVLRHCSRYLHEGSVEDLVQPLLAILDRPEKVLLLRDVRSVVAPTDLGRFDSMVMPLELEAFDALKSRSVRSPALRPAHHDIPPKRHLITPVPDYRGGFLLKPAGAPELEEAGGLQASPARPRASPSPRRLHPRTYTPLPDVPVDAYACASRPPPATSPQPPNWLLAEPPLGEGRGRSRSPRPTWRKEPPGSEPDGGADVPGKPQQAQPPLAPLFGGPGGEAGVGVATNGPGDAGREEEEEEEYQLLTVTLSKLKHSLGISISGGVESRAQPVVKIEKIFPGGAAFLSSILKAGQELVSVDGESLQNVTHQRAVDIIRQAYRNKAKEPMELVVRVPRVPPE, encoded by the exons atggcacagggctgggatgcGGCGCTGTCGGGGATGACGGTGGGCAGCCAGTCCCggagctccagcagccaggccagcctggctccctgctgcctcctcagcAAGCAGAGCCGCCTGCTCAACGGGGCCGCCCGGGGCAGCCGCGCCGCCTCCCCCATGGGCCGCGTCATCCTCATCAACACCCCCATCGAAG CCAACAGCAACGAGAGCGACATCATCAATGCCATCACGGTGGAGAAGAGCGTGGAGGGCAAGCTGGGCTTCAGCGTCCGCGGCGGCTCCGAGCACGGGCTGGGCATCTTCGTCAGCAAGGTGGAGGAGGGCAGTGCTGCCG agcaggctgggctgTGTGTTGGTGACAAGATCACAGAAGTGAACAGCGTGAGCCTGGAGAACATCACCATGAGCAGCGCTGTCAAGGTCCTCACTGGCAACAACCGCCTCCGCATGGTGGTCCGGCGGATGGGCCGCGTGCCGGGCATCAAGTTCTCCAAGGAGAAGACGGCATG GGTGGACGTGGTGAACAGGCGCCTGGTGGTGGAGAAAAGTGGCTCGACGCCGTCAGAGAGCGGCTCTGAGGACGGGCTGCGGCGCATCGTCCACCTCTACACCACCTCCGATGACTACTGCCTGGGCTTCAACATCCGTGGTGGCAGGGAGTTTGGCCTCGGCATCTATGTCTCCAA GGTGGACCCCggggggctggcagagcagaaTGGCATTCGGGTAGGAGACCAAGTCCTTGCAGCCAATGGAGTCAAGTTCGAAGACATAAGCCATAGCAAGGCAGTGGAGGTGCTCAAGGGGCAGACCCACATCATGCTAACCATCAAG GAGACCGGCCGGTTCCCTGCCTACAAGGAGATGGTGGCCGAGTACTGCTGGCTCAGTCGCT TGACCAacgggcagctgcagcagctatCTCAGGCCTCAGAGACcagctcctccatctcctcctacTCCTCGGGGCCGGCGCCGGGGGTGGTGaatgggctgggggtgccctcCCCGGGGCCCCCCACCCGCACCGTAGACGTGGCCATCTCCACAGAGGATGGGCCACGGCGGGGCTGGGCACGGGAGCGCGCCGAGCGGGCCATGCAGACCGAGCCGGCCGCTGAGGGGCTGCCAGAGACACGGCGCACAGTGCGGCCCCCCGAGCTGCTGCGGGACACGGCCATCCGGGGCCAGGGCACCCGCgacccccccggcacccacccGCGCCGCACCTTCGCCCACTCGCCCAAGACGGCGCTGCTGCTGGCGCTGagccggccccggcagcccaTCACGCGCTCCCAGAGCGACCTCACTGTTGCCG AGGAGAAGCGGAAGAAGGAGAAGCCCGAGGTACAAGGGACACAGGGAGCCCCCCCGGGACTGCACCGTTCTAAGACCCTCGTCAACCTCTTCTTCAAGGGGGGCCGtgccagcagccagagctgggccCCACCCAGCCAGGAGCCCCCCGCCACCGACCACCGGGCACGCGCCAAGTCCCCGGGGCGCCCTGATGGGGACAGAG TAGGTGCTGTGCAGAAGTTTGTCATCCGGAGCCTGAAGCGGG AGAAAAGCCGTCGTGCCAGCATCCTGGGCCCCGCGGGCATCGCCACCCTGCAGCCCAATGGCAGCGAGCCCGAAGCCCGGCTCCCACACATCCAGGACAGCGCTGCCCGGCTCCTCAGCCCCGACGAGGTGACAGCCGTGCTCCGCCACTGCTCCCGG TACCTGCACGAGGGCAGCGTGGAGGATTTGGTGCAGCCACTGCTAGCCATCCTGGACCGGCCTGAGAAGGTCCTGCTGCTGCGGGATGTGAG GAGCGTGGTGGCCCCCACGGACCTGGGCCGGTTCGACAGCATGGTGATGCCCCTGGAGCTGGAAGCCTTCGACGCCCTGAAGAGCCGCTCAG TGCGCTCGCCTGCCCTCCGCCCGGCCCACCACGACATCCCCCCCAAGAGACACCTCATCACACCAGTGCCTG ACTATCGGGGCGGATTCCTGCTGAAGCCGGCGGGGgccccggagctggaggaagccggggggctgcaggcgagcccggcccggccacgagcctcccccagcccccgccggcTTCACCCCCGCACCTACACCCCGCTCCCCGACGTGCCAGTGGATGCCTACGCCTGCGCCAGCCGCCCCCCACCCGccaccagcccccagccccccaactGGCTGCTGGCCGAGCCCCCCCTGGGTGAGGGGCGCGGGCGCTcgcgcagcccccggcccacCTGGCGCAAGGAGCCCCCCGGGTCGGAGCCTGACGGAGGGGCCGATGTGCCAGGGAAGCCCCAGCAGGCACAGCCCCCCCTCGCACCCCTCTTTGGGGGACCAGGGGGTGAGGCCGGGGTTGGGGTGGCCACCAACGGCCCTGGAgatgctggcagggaggaagaggaggaggaggagtacCAGCTGCTCACCGTCACCCTCTCCAAGCTGAAGCACTCTCTGG GGATCAGCATCTCCGGTGGCGTCGAGTCGAGAGCACAGCCGGTGGTGAAGATCGAGAAGATCTTCCCCGGGGGAGCCGCCTTCCTCAGTAGCATCCTAAAG gctgggcaggagctggtgTCAGTGGATGGGGAGAGCCTGCAGAACGTCACCCACCAGCGGGCCGTGGACATCATCCGCCAGGCCTACCGCAACAAAGCCAAGGAGCCCATGGAGCTGGTGGTGCGGGTGCCCAGAGTCCCCCCAGAGTGA